Proteins encoded by one window of Culicoides brevitarsis isolate CSIRO-B50_1 chromosome 2, AGI_CSIRO_Cbre_v1, whole genome shotgun sequence:
- the LOC134831442 gene encoding cytochrome P450 4C1-like isoform X1: MFAVLIGTIIFIVFLFYFKEFWKNKQILEDISRRLPCAPRSPIVGIYFYTPRNPIDIFHYFMEFPKKYGPNCVMWGLLNHIVIMVSDKKDVEAIMNSNTTKKSFAYDYLEPWLGQGLLTSYGKKWHTQRKILTPSFHFSILEQFVQIFNKHNLKLIENLMEHQKNSKTQDVNIYEFLTACALDNVCETAMGVSINAQNNENKAYVKAVKEISDLVRQRIFSLYGRSDFLYNLSKEGFRQRKLLKILHRFTNNVISQRIDQLKTKEKPQNGQKITFLDILLEASVDGNPLSRNEIREQTDTFMFEGHDTTTSGLSFTVYHLAENPEIQEKVLDELIAILGHDPSTQPTYQQLHEMKYLEMVIKESLRLHPPVSSIGRKTLEPIKIQGVTIPTGIDLNIPIYAIHRDPNVFPDPDKFDPDRFLTFEQQNRNPYVYLPFSAGQRNCIGQKFAMLELKSVLSTLIRNFKIISTPKTKDIEYCIDIILRPIGGLHVALERR, translated from the exons ATGTTTGCCGTTTTAATcggaacaattatttttattgtatttttgttctatttcaAAGAATTCTGGAAGAATAAACAGATATTGGAGGATATTTCACGTCGGCTGCCATGTGCTCCTAGGTCACCAATTgtgggaatttatttttacactcCAAGGAATCCTATAG atatcTTCCACTATTTCAtggaatttcccaaaaaatatGGACCTAACTGTGTAATGTGGGGACTCTTGAATCACATCGTTATAATGGTGTCGGACAAAAAGGATGTCGAAGCTATCATGAACTCAAATACGACCAAGAAGAGTTTCGCTTATGATTATCTAGAACCGTGGCTTG gacAAGGTCTTCTTACATCATACGGGAAGAAATGGCATACTCAAAGAAAGATTTTGACACCATCATTTCATTTCAGTATTCTTGAGCAATTTGTTCAGATCTTTAACAAACATAATTTGAAGTTAATTGAAAATCTTATGGAACATCAGAAAAATTCCAAGACTCAAGACGTGAACATTTACGAGTTTCTCACAGCCTGTGCTTTAGATAACGTTTGTGAGACAGCAATGGGAGTTTCAATCAATgcacaaaataatgaaaataaagcaTATGTGAAAGCGGTAAAGGA aATTAGTGATCTTGTCCGTCAACGGATATTTAGTCTTTATGGACGATcagattttttgtacaatttatcAAAAGAGGGATTTCGtcaaagaaaacttttgaaaattttacatcgATTCACAAATAATGTTATTTCTCAAAGAATTGATCaacttaaaacaaaagaaaaacctcaaaacggacaaaaaattacatttttagatATATTATTGGAAGCTTCTGTTGACGGAAACCCTCTTAGTAGAAACGAAATTCGTGAGCAAACGGACACCTTCATGTTCGAAGGACACGATACAACGACAAGTGGTCTAAGTTTCACTGTATATCACCTAGCGGAAAATCCGGAGATTCAAGAAAAGGTTCTTGATGAATTGATCGCCATTTTGGGACATGACCCTTCAACTCAGCCTACTTATCAGCAGCTTCACGAGatgaaatatttagaaatgGTGATAAAAGAATCGCTTCGACTTCATCCGCCTGTCAGTTCAATTGGACGAAAAACTCTGGAACCAATTAAGATTCAAGGCGTTACGATTCCGACAGGCATAGACTTGAATATTCCAATTTATGCTATTCATCGAGATCCAAATGTCTTTCCAGATCCCGACAAGTTCGACCCTGACCGATTTCTGACATTTGAGCAACAAAATAGAAATCCTTACGTTTATTTGCCATTTAGTGCTGGACAAAGAAATTGTATTggacaaaaatttgcaatgcTGGAATTGAAATCGGTATTATCGACTCtcattcgaaattttaaaattatttcaacgcCGAAAACAAAAGATATTGAATATTGTATCGATATTATTCTGAGACCCATTGGAGGTCTTCATGTTGCACTCGAAAGgcgttaa
- the LOC134831442 gene encoding cytochrome P450 4d2-like isoform X2, protein MEFPKKYGPNCVMWGLLNHIVIMVSDKKDVEAIMNSNTTKKSFAYDYLEPWLGQGLLTSYGKKWHTQRKILTPSFHFSILEQFVQIFNKHNLKLIENLMEHQKNSKTQDVNIYEFLTACALDNVCETAMGVSINAQNNENKAYVKAVKEISDLVRQRIFSLYGRSDFLYNLSKEGFRQRKLLKILHRFTNNVISQRIDQLKTKEKPQNGQKITFLDILLEASVDGNPLSRNEIREQTDTFMFEGHDTTTSGLSFTVYHLAENPEIQEKVLDELIAILGHDPSTQPTYQQLHEMKYLEMVIKESLRLHPPVSSIGRKTLEPIKIQGVTIPTGIDLNIPIYAIHRDPNVFPDPDKFDPDRFLTFEQQNRNPYVYLPFSAGQRNCIGQKFAMLELKSVLSTLIRNFKIISTPKTKDIEYCIDIILRPIGGLHVALERR, encoded by the exons AtggaatttcccaaaaaatatGGACCTAACTGTGTAATGTGGGGACTCTTGAATCACATCGTTATAATGGTGTCGGACAAAAAGGATGTCGAAGCTATCATGAACTCAAATACGACCAAGAAGAGTTTCGCTTATGATTATCTAGAACCGTGGCTTG gacAAGGTCTTCTTACATCATACGGGAAGAAATGGCATACTCAAAGAAAGATTTTGACACCATCATTTCATTTCAGTATTCTTGAGCAATTTGTTCAGATCTTTAACAAACATAATTTGAAGTTAATTGAAAATCTTATGGAACATCAGAAAAATTCCAAGACTCAAGACGTGAACATTTACGAGTTTCTCACAGCCTGTGCTTTAGATAACGTTTGTGAGACAGCAATGGGAGTTTCAATCAATgcacaaaataatgaaaataaagcaTATGTGAAAGCGGTAAAGGA aATTAGTGATCTTGTCCGTCAACGGATATTTAGTCTTTATGGACGATcagattttttgtacaatttatcAAAAGAGGGATTTCGtcaaagaaaacttttgaaaattttacatcgATTCACAAATAATGTTATTTCTCAAAGAATTGATCaacttaaaacaaaagaaaaacctcaaaacggacaaaaaattacatttttagatATATTATTGGAAGCTTCTGTTGACGGAAACCCTCTTAGTAGAAACGAAATTCGTGAGCAAACGGACACCTTCATGTTCGAAGGACACGATACAACGACAAGTGGTCTAAGTTTCACTGTATATCACCTAGCGGAAAATCCGGAGATTCAAGAAAAGGTTCTTGATGAATTGATCGCCATTTTGGGACATGACCCTTCAACTCAGCCTACTTATCAGCAGCTTCACGAGatgaaatatttagaaatgGTGATAAAAGAATCGCTTCGACTTCATCCGCCTGTCAGTTCAATTGGACGAAAAACTCTGGAACCAATTAAGATTCAAGGCGTTACGATTCCGACAGGCATAGACTTGAATATTCCAATTTATGCTATTCATCGAGATCCAAATGTCTTTCCAGATCCCGACAAGTTCGACCCTGACCGATTTCTGACATTTGAGCAACAAAATAGAAATCCTTACGTTTATTTGCCATTTAGTGCTGGACAAAGAAATTGTATTggacaaaaatttgcaatgcTGGAATTGAAATCGGTATTATCGACTCtcattcgaaattttaaaattatttcaacgcCGAAAACAAAAGATATTGAATATTGTATCGATATTATTCTGAGACCCATTGGAGGTCTTCATGTTGCACTCGAAAGgcgttaa